Proteins from a single region of Hypomesus transpacificus isolate Combined female chromosome 9, fHypTra1, whole genome shotgun sequence:
- the drd5a gene encoding D(1B) dopamine receptor, whose protein sequence is MENPAKYLSSVHESHSVPWPFEEIMWNATESETTSDGRRELIIRTVTGCLLSLLILWTLLGNIMVCTAVLRFRHLRTKVTNTFIVSLAVSDLFVAVLVMPWKAVAEVAGYWPFGTFCNVWVAFDIMCSTASILNLCIISVDRYWAISSPFRYERKMTQRVAFVMISVTWTLSVLISFIPVQLHWHKASNDDIIGELNSSTVKAVEENCDSSLNREYAISSSLISFYIPVAIMIVTYTRIYRIAQIQIRRIASLERAAEHAQSCRNNRLECQHHNTLKTSIRRETKVLKTLSIIMGVFVCCWLPFFILNCIVPFCDRPPTDLNAGLPCVSETTFDVFVWFGWTNSSLNPIIYAFNAEFRKAFASLLGCRNFCSSTPVETVNISNEMVSYNQDTLIHKEIVKAYVNMIPNVVECIDHEDTFDRISQLSHNNENATDSICDLDDCEADISLDRMTPFTPNGLH, encoded by the coding sequence ATGGAGAATCCCGCAAAATACCTCTCATCGGTGCATGAGAGCCACTCCGTCCCGTGGCCTTTCGAAGAGATCATGTGGAACGCAACTGAATCTGAAACGACGTCCGACGGCAGAAGGGAGTTGATCATCCGGACAGTGACTGGATGCTTGCTCTCCCTCCTAATTTTATGGACACTGCTGGGGAACATTATGGTATGCACTGCCGTGCTCCGTTTTCGGCATCTACGAACTAAAGTAACCAATACTTTCATAGTTTCCTTAGCAGTGTCGGATTTATTTGTTGCAGTTCTGGTCATGCCATGGAAAGCGGTGGCCGAAGTTGCGGGATATTGGCCGTTTGGTACTTTTTGCAATGTATGGGTGGCGTTTGACATTATGTGCTCAACTGCGTCCATTCTCAACCTCTGTATAATCAGCGTGGATAGATACTGGGCCATATCGAGTCCCTTCCGATACGAGAGAAAAATGACCCAACGAGTTGCCTTTGTTATGATAAGCGTCACGTGGACTTTGTCTGTACTCATTTCATTCATACCTGTCCAACTACACTGGCATAAAGCGAGCAACGACGATATAATTGGAGAGCTTAATTCATCCACTGTTAAAGCGGTGGAGGAAAATTGTGATTCGAGCCTCAATAGAGAATACGCTATATCTTCGTCTTTGATAAGTTTCTATATCCCTGTAGCAATTATGATTGTGACATACACGAGGATCTATCGGATTGCTCAAATACAAATAAGAAGGATCGCTTCCCTTGAGCGTGCAGCGGAACACGCGCAAAGTTGCAGGAACAACAGACTGGAGTGCCAACACCACAATACCTTGAAAACATCGATTAGAAGGGAAACCAAAGTTTTGAAAACTCTATCGATTATAAtgggtgtctttgtgtgttgctGGTTACCTTTCTTCATCTTAAATTGCATAGTCCCATTTTGCGACAGACCCCCGACTGACCTAAACGCTGGTCTCCCGTGCGTCAGTGAGACCACATTTGATGTCTTTGTGTGGTTTGGCTGGACTAATTCGTCTCTGAACCCTATAATCTACGCTTTCAACGCAGAGTTCAGGAAGGCGTTTGCCAGCCTTTTAGGTTGTCGTAATTTTTGTTCCAGCACACCCGTGGAAACTGTTAATATTAGCAACGAGATGGTCTCATACAACCAAGATACCCTCATTCATAAAGAAATCGTGAAAGCCTATGTCAATATGATTCCAAACGTAGTGGAATGCATTGACCACGAGGACACATTTGATAGAATATCGCAACTTTCTCACAATAATGAAAATGCCACAGATTCTATTTGTGACCTGGACGACTGTGAAGCAGACATCAGTCTTGACAGAATGACACCTTTCACTCCAAATGGATTACATTAA
- the otop1 gene encoding proton channel OTOP1 — protein sequence MEEDGGLDIMCLNKYCNSSSSSSSSGRENKFFTQLKVCLTEDYPRKNAEILSGQYGTNLFLVGLSLMLAIAYEGASVKEEHLLSFITTLMILQLVWMMWYVVVRDRHNNVPVDKDVHATTCWVRGGLTVLALLALIMDAFRIGYYVGYHTCISEVHGVYPVIHATHTIAQVHFLWFHIKDVIKTFETFERFGVIHAVFTNLLLWCNGVMSESEHFLSDHIRRVSAMDYPNLTIVLSEPICNCTTSSCGIFSNSLYYLYPFNIEYHIFVSAMLFVMWKNIGRNIDLMYNRKRPATKTQGLVIGPLLGLLALASTIVVLVMYIIHIEESIYTRELAVSMFYCYGIVILVFMCSAGVVGLVIYRADQTPMDTSKNPSRQLDMELLFSSSVGSWLMSWCSVVAVSASSSSLPYRWTNLMYSLLIILEKYIQNLFIIESLYRQREDFEREDPELPTAPEIFSVTSSLTPSYNGIINQAYETPDKSCVTLENEQEENGQVYGCPRKQSEVTLPVVTEVVETPNRKRQVLKNISVFLLMCNISLWILPAFGCRPQYDNGLEQEIYGFNIWITVLNFAIPMNLFYRMHSVASLFEVFRRV from the exons ATGGAGGAGGACGGGGGTCTGGATATTATGTGTTTGAATAAATATTGTAACAGTTCCTCGTCATCTTCCAGTTCGGGGCGAGAAAATAAATTTTTTACCCAGTTAAAAGTTTGCTTGACAGAGGACTACCCAAGAAAGAACGCGGAGATCCTCAGCGGTCAGTACGGGACTAACTTGTTTTTAGTCGGCTTATCGTTGATGCTGGCTATAGCATACGAAGGAGCATCAGTGAAGGAAGAGCACCTGCTGTCGTTTATTACAACTCTCATGATCCTGCAACTGGTATGGATGATGTGGTACGTCGTGGTGCGAGACAGACACAATAATGTACCGGTGGATAAAGATGTACACGCGACTACCTGTTGGGTAAGAg GTGGATTAACTGTTCTGGCTCTCCTGGCTTTGATTATGGATGCCTTCCGTATTGGCTATTATGTGGGCTACCACACGTGCATATCGGAGGTGCATGGAGTATACCCCGTCATTCACGCAACTCACACCATAGCACAA GTGCATTTCCTTTGGTTTCACATCAAAGATGTCATCAAAACGTTTGAGACCTTTGAAAG GTTTGGTGTCATCCATGCAGTCTTTACCAACCTCCTCCTCTGGTGCAACGGTGTGATGTCAGAGTCAGAGCACTTCCTGAGCGACCACATTAGAAGAGTCTCAGCCATGGACTATCCAAATCTTACCATAG tGCTTTCCGAACCAATTTGCAACTGCACCACCAGCTCCTGCGGCATATTTTCCAACAGCCTATACTATCTGTACCCATTTAATATCGAGTATCACATATTTGTCTCTGCCATGCtctttgtcatgtggaagaacATAGGACGCAATATCGACCTCATGTACAATCGGAAGAGGCCAGCGACGAAGACCCAAGGCCTGGTGATAGGCCCTCTTCTAGGCCTGCTTGCGCTGGCCAGTACCATTGTGGTGCTGGTGATGTACATCATCCACATAGAGGAATCAATTTATACCAGGGAGTTGGCTGTGTCCATGTTCTACTGTTACGGCATAGTTATTCTGGTGTTCATGTGCTCAGCCGGGGTAGTAGGTCTGGTCATCTACCGAGCCGATCAAACCCCCATGGACACGTCCAAGAACCCATCGAGGCAGCTGGACATGGAGCTTCTCTTCAGTTCCTCCGTGGGCTCCTGGCTCATGTCGTGGTGCAGCGTGGTGGCCGTGTCAGCCTCTAGCAGCAGTCTCCCTTACCGCTGGACCAACCTGATGTACTCTCTCCTGATAATCCTGGAGAAGTACATACAAAACCTCTTCATCATCGAGTCCCTGTACCGCCAGAGGGAGGATTTCGAGAGGGAAGATCCCGAACTGCCAACTGCTCCAGAGATCTTCTCAGTCACCTCCTCTCTGACGCCGTCCTACAATGGTATCATCAACCAGGCATACGAAACTCCAGACAAGAGTTGTGTGACCTTGGAGAATGAGCAGGAGGAGAATGGACAGGTATACGGGTGCCCGCGGAAACAATCTGAAGTGACCCTGCCCGTAGTTACCGAAGTTGTGGAGACCCCAAACAGGAAGAGGCAGGTTCTAAAGAACATTTCAGTCTTCCTCCTCATGTGCAACATCTCA CTATGGATCCTCCCTGCCTTTGGCTGCCGACCCCAATATGATAACGGACTGGAGCAGGAGATATATGGCTTCAACATATGGATCACAGTTCTCAATTTTGCCATACCAATGAACCTCTTCTACCGCATGCACTCCGTGGCCTCCCTCTTCGAAGTGTTCCGGAGAGTGTGA
- the tmem128 gene encoding transmembrane protein 128: protein MLDNSELVTLRNRFKSNAEVLLQGVSAVDNDEKSQEEKDVKPLPRINRHSIFWIVASVCLTYYVDFLRVIVENEDIKSCWFNVGLVLFGVCLSLATFSIVYLEWYKGIQHYDQVYPAIAPTTTASFIAASCSFNIALWPVWSFLTPIILFTQFMGVVMLISMLG from the exons ATGCTTGACAACAGTGAGCTTGTTACTCTGCGAAATAGATTTAAGAGCAATGCTGAAGTTCTATTGCAAGGAGTTTCGGCGGTTGACAACGATGAAAAGA GTCAAGAAGAAAAAGATGTAAAACCCTTACCTCGTATCAACCGCCACTCCATCTTCTGGATAGTGGCGTCTGTTTGCCTGACTTATTATGTGGATTTCCTCAGAGTCATTGTGGAGAACGAGGACATTAAAAG CTGCTGGTTCAATGTTGGCCTGGTTCTGTTTGGAGTATGTCTTTCCTTGGCTACTTTCTCCATAGTGTATCTGGAGTGGTACAAGGGGATACAGCACTATGACCAGGTGTACCCTGCCATTGCCCCAACTACGACCGCATCTTTCATTGCTGCATCATGCAG TTTTAATATTGCACTCTGGCCTGTGTGGTCATTCCTCACTCCCATAATCCTGTTCACCCAATTCATGGGAGTGGTGATGCTGATATCAATGCTTGGTTGA